Proteins co-encoded in one Rhizobium lusitanum genomic window:
- the repC gene encoding replication initiation protein RepC: MPDDDIVNVSLPLLRSALVHLSQMVPEVFDHWAVFRSSGGLLCRLCYVNPQVYQEAVEVLGQDLAIVALALTAERNADGSVLNPGGYLRELINRRRQGTLRLSRSLFGMASSIRKVH, from the coding sequence GTGCCGGATGACGACATTGTCAACGTTTCGTTGCCGCTGCTGCGCTCGGCATTGGTCCATTTGTCTCAGATGGTGCCCGAGGTGTTCGATCACTGGGCGGTGTTCCGCTCTTCGGGTGGGCTTCTTTGCCGACTGTGTTACGTCAATCCCCAAGTCTATCAGGAGGCCGTGGAGGTGCTTGGGCAGGATCTTGCGATTGTCGCCTTGGCGCTGACTGCTGAACGCAACGCAGATGGTTCTGTTTTGAACCCGGGCGGATATTTGCGAGAACTGATCAATCGGCGCCGCCAGGGGACTTTGCGATTAAGCCGATCTCTGTTCGGGATGGCGTCATCAATTCGAAAGGTACATTAG
- a CDS encoding RcgA family putative transporter, whose amino-acid sequence MLKNGKVFIPPPDDGSDFKELFKRLAAAGAGRPLGSDGFPAGPWTPELLASAISQIDSNRVGVDLRTVQLWFQENEKGISTANIRWLARIFGCDDPVATSEWQIELGEAQSRFTAKRRESKNARSSASVAPGVPEVAWTATVADVTGAPAELARQTDIKRSDQGLGLALRSEALFSRGSPLNLPASVFAGATALGFLSYITGIHSATYVRADGVVKQVGFLWAPNWTFLFMVLLPLFFSLVTELLVFWKGEGRLKLLAQGDKMESDHHWGRNVEASSYSYWAVFLICVLFAGLFQWIGVCLVPLIKGGADYATSWGTLAVVRPEIISVPMSIVFTALAYLYMCLCFYLFFVGLILLHTMVHDLSRIEEASKTRPEVEYRHEFNELGLRLMRGIFRCTVLGVLVAICMKAQSAYLTSNRENIIAWFVGDMSSALHHHADDSNRFSYSMPTHYSSLLVAISTCVVFLYGSIRLGGGSRFQVPLWRMSAVVALLFVSYLLIDAFAGFSLVLGIGVLLGIYGLCDPGFGHREPSEVGNQRVS is encoded by the coding sequence TTGTTAAAAAACGGAAAAGTTTTTATCCCGCCGCCAGACGACGGGAGTGATTTCAAAGAATTATTCAAACGATTGGCTGCGGCCGGAGCGGGCCGGCCTTTGGGCAGTGACGGTTTCCCTGCAGGGCCGTGGACGCCGGAGCTTCTTGCGTCGGCGATTTCACAGATTGATTCGAACCGGGTTGGGGTGGATCTGCGAACGGTACAGCTTTGGTTTCAAGAGAACGAGAAGGGGATCAGCACTGCCAACATTCGTTGGCTTGCGAGGATTTTTGGGTGCGATGATCCAGTCGCAACCAGTGAATGGCAGATAGAGCTTGGCGAGGCGCAATCTCGGTTCACGGCAAAGAGACGAGAATCGAAGAATGCGAGAAGCAGCGCCAGCGTTGCGCCCGGGGTTCCGGAAGTGGCATGGACTGCGACTGTCGCTGATGTAACAGGGGCGCCGGCGGAGTTGGCGCGGCAGACCGATATCAAGCGGTCGGACCAGGGGCTCGGTTTGGCCCTGAGATCGGAAGCGCTTTTTTCCCGCGGTTCTCCCTTGAATTTACCGGCGTCGGTATTTGCGGGTGCCACAGCTCTTGGTTTCTTGTCTTATATCACAGGCATTCACAGCGCCACTTACGTCCGGGCGGACGGCGTCGTGAAGCAGGTTGGGTTTCTTTGGGCGCCGAATTGGACATTCCTCTTCATGGTGCTCCTGCCGCTGTTCTTTTCGCTTGTGACAGAGCTGCTCGTCTTTTGGAAAGGTGAAGGGCGTCTGAAGCTGTTAGCGCAGGGCGACAAGATGGAAAGCGACCATCATTGGGGGCGCAATGTAGAGGCTTCTTCCTATTCATATTGGGCAGTTTTTTTGATTTGCGTATTGTTCGCCGGTCTTTTTCAATGGATCGGCGTGTGTTTGGTCCCACTAATAAAAGGCGGCGCCGACTATGCGACAAGCTGGGGTACTTTAGCTGTTGTGCGCCCCGAAATCATATCGGTGCCAATGTCGATTGTGTTCACAGCGCTCGCATATCTATACATGTGCCTGTGCTTTTACCTGTTTTTCGTAGGTCTCATTTTGCTTCACACGATGGTCCATGATCTCTCGAGAATTGAAGAGGCATCGAAGACCCGGCCGGAGGTGGAATATCGACACGAATTCAATGAACTCGGTCTCAGACTGATGCGCGGAATTTTCCGGTGTACGGTTTTGGGTGTTTTGGTTGCCATATGCATGAAAGCCCAAAGCGCTTACCTGACATCGAACCGAGAGAACATTATCGCTTGGTTTGTCGGCGATATGTCATCAGCTTTGCATCACCACGCAGATGACAGCAACAGGTTCAGCTATAGTATGCCGACGCATTACAGCAGCCTTCTTGTCGCTATTTCGACCTGTGTTGTTTTTCTGTATGGCTCCATCCGTTTAGGTGGCGGAAGTCGATTTCAGGTGCCTTTGTGGAGGATGTCGGCGGTCGTAGCCTTACTCTTTGTTAGCTACTTGCTGATTGATGCATTTGCAGGCTTTTCGCTCGTTCTGGGCATTGGAGTCCTCCTCGGGATATATGGCCTGTGTGATCCAGGGTTTGGGCATCGCGAACCGAGTGAGGTAGGAAATCAGCGTGTATCATAA
- a CDS encoding alpha/beta hydrolase family protein: protein MYHNWLDRWDERRARRGEEGKKSTYFVLDAERAFPGAEKAASLEEFCVLADQAVADPAFFDEPSGSDQGFQRQDGWLKFPSGMSTDVEENNVVWAKITESGSFDQALVIFHHWNASARNRQIASFFSKRGITVVEIAMPYHFERSRPGAVHADYMLSPNLGRTIQSVRQAVRDGRKLIRWLKSEGYREISVLGMSLGSWVAGLIAAHDASVSKASLFLTAGSLADMVWTGRATRSIRESLEPEIKLTDLRRAWAPLNLENYAQNLARPDLALHVVLAKRDKVVLPELSQRFMQSLKDADAQPNILELNCGHYSLGMPPYILLAGLGLKRFLSFR from the coding sequence GTGTATCATAATTGGCTTGATCGATGGGATGAGCGGCGGGCGCGGCGCGGTGAGGAGGGGAAGAAATCAACGTATTTCGTCCTTGACGCGGAACGCGCCTTTCCTGGCGCGGAGAAGGCAGCAAGTCTCGAGGAGTTTTGTGTTCTTGCAGACCAGGCCGTGGCTGATCCCGCCTTCTTCGATGAACCGAGTGGGAGCGATCAAGGTTTTCAAAGGCAAGATGGGTGGCTCAAATTTCCATCGGGCATGTCTACTGACGTTGAAGAGAACAATGTCGTCTGGGCGAAAATCACAGAAAGCGGGTCTTTCGATCAAGCATTGGTGATTTTTCATCACTGGAATGCCAGCGCGCGAAATCGTCAGATTGCCAGCTTTTTCTCGAAACGCGGCATCACGGTTGTCGAGATTGCTATGCCTTATCACTTCGAACGCAGCCGTCCAGGGGCGGTGCATGCCGACTATATGCTGAGCCCTAATCTCGGTCGAACTATCCAGTCTGTAAGGCAGGCAGTACGGGACGGGCGAAAACTCATTCGCTGGTTGAAAAGCGAAGGCTATCGAGAGATTTCCGTTCTTGGTATGAGCTTGGGTTCATGGGTCGCAGGGTTGATCGCAGCACACGACGCGAGTGTGTCGAAAGCCTCGTTATTTCTGACGGCGGGAAGTCTCGCGGATATGGTTTGGACGGGGCGCGCGACAAGATCGATACGTGAAAGCCTTGAGCCTGAGATAAAGCTGACTGACCTCCGTAGGGCTTGGGCACCGCTCAACCTGGAGAATTACGCGCAAAATCTCGCACGACCGGATCTCGCTCTTCATGTCGTGCTGGCTAAGAGAGACAAGGTGGTTTTGCCAGAACTATCGCAGAGGTTCATGCAAAGCTTGAAAGACGCCGATGCTCAGCCAAATATTCTGGAATTAAACTGTGGGCACTATTCGCTCGGCATGCCGCCTTACATTTTGTTGGCGGGTTTGGGCCTGAAACGGTTTCTGTCGTTCCGCTAG
- a CDS encoding LysR family transcriptional regulator, translating to MDLQALSHFDLVAAHGGFGRAARVSGRSKATLSRRVAELEESLGVRLIERGAQNLRLTEEGRALHERTHGLLSEIAEAGEAVVLGASTPRGRLRVSAPVVFAHVALPRIGVRFALACPEVQLEIVAEDRKVDPVEDGYDLIIRIDPSLDERLVGRRFLNDERLIVAPPGMPRPAPSLDGEEATVKAVLLSATPPGTLWRIKSGTEADIVLRPDPVLRLSSLLMVRDAVLSGAGAALLPKLLVAEDIEAGRLAYWGTLAGPPVEIWALQSSRRLVGAKVRAFLEVVGRAFPEKAFVAPPG from the coding sequence ATGGATCTTCAGGCATTGTCCCATTTCGATCTCGTTGCTGCCCACGGTGGGTTTGGCCGCGCTGCCCGCGTATCCGGCCGTTCTAAGGCCACGTTGTCAAGACGGGTCGCCGAACTCGAAGAGAGCCTCGGGGTGCGGCTGATCGAGCGCGGGGCGCAGAATCTGCGACTAACGGAGGAAGGACGGGCGCTGCATGAGCGCACGCACGGGCTGCTGAGCGAAATCGCCGAGGCCGGAGAAGCGGTCGTGCTTGGCGCATCCACGCCGAGAGGCAGGTTACGTGTCAGTGCGCCTGTCGTCTTCGCGCATGTCGCCCTGCCCCGCATCGGCGTGCGGTTTGCCTTGGCCTGTCCGGAGGTCCAGCTCGAAATCGTTGCTGAGGATCGCAAGGTCGATCCGGTCGAGGACGGCTATGACCTGATCATCCGGATCGACCCGTCGCTGGACGAACGCCTCGTCGGCCGCCGCTTTCTCAACGATGAACGCCTGATCGTTGCACCACCCGGCATGCCCCGCCCCGCCCCCAGCTTGGATGGCGAGGAAGCGACGGTAAAGGCCGTTCTGCTCTCCGCAACACCGCCCGGGACTCTCTGGCGTATCAAGTCCGGAACGGAGGCGGACATTGTCCTGCGGCCGGACCCGGTTCTCCGCCTCTCGTCTCTGCTGATGGTCCGCGATGCGGTGCTGTCGGGTGCCGGTGCAGCCTTGCTGCCAAAGCTCCTGGTCGCCGAAGACATCGAGGCTGGTCGGTTGGCCTATTGGGGAACACTTGCCGGGCCGCCCGTGGAGATCTGGGCGCTGCAAAGTTCACGCCGCCTCGTCGGCGCCAAGGTGCGCGCATTCCTGGAGGTGGTTGGCAGGGCGTTTCCAGAGAAGGCCTTCGTCGCACCGCCGGGTTGA
- a CDS encoding NmrA/HSCARG family protein, whose translation MTTLVTGSTGTIGAQVLAHLQARNADVRALTRSPETAQLPASVKAVRGDLADPDSVRAALEGVSTLFVLAPNVADELTQAMLTLTVAHEAGIKGIVYLSVFGGDGYADVPHFAGKYTVERMIEALDLPATVLRPAYFIQNDLRQKDGLLKAGVYSSPIGAKGVSMVDIRDIGEAAAIELVRREQAATPLGRETYALVGPDSLTGEGIATIWSEALGNAIRYGGDDLVVMEQRTKTMLPAWHALDLRLMFSRYQAEGAVATADDLAGLTKLLGRAPRSYAAFARDAAAQWARN comes from the coding sequence ATGACCACTCTCGTGACAGGCAGCACAGGGACCATCGGGGCACAGGTCCTGGCTCATCTTCAAGCGCGCAATGCCGATGTTCGCGCCCTGACGCGCTCGCCGGAGACGGCGCAGCTTCCCGCCAGCGTTAAGGCGGTTCGCGGAGACCTCGCCGATCCGGATTCGGTGCGCGCAGCGCTCGAAGGCGTCAGCACGCTATTCGTGCTCGCCCCAAATGTCGCCGATGAACTGACCCAGGCGATGCTGACCCTGACGGTCGCCCATGAGGCCGGCATCAAAGGCATCGTCTATCTCTCAGTGTTCGGCGGCGATGGCTATGCCGACGTGCCGCATTTCGCAGGCAAGTACACGGTGGAACGCATGATCGAGGCGCTTGATCTGCCCGCGACGGTTCTGCGTCCCGCCTATTTTATCCAAAACGACCTTCGTCAGAAGGACGGACTGCTGAAGGCCGGCGTTTATAGCTCGCCGATCGGCGCGAAAGGTGTGTCGATGGTGGATATTCGCGACATCGGCGAGGCCGCCGCGATCGAGTTGGTTCGCCGTGAACAGGCCGCGACGCCGCTCGGCCGCGAAACCTACGCACTGGTTGGTCCCGACAGCCTGACCGGCGAAGGCATCGCCACAATCTGGAGCGAAGCCCTTGGCAACGCGATCCGGTATGGCGGCGACGATCTCGTCGTCATGGAGCAGCGCACCAAGACCATGCTGCCCGCCTGGCACGCGCTTGACCTGCGCCTGATGTTCAGCCGCTATCAGGCCGAAGGTGCGGTGGCGACAGCCGACGATCTGGCAGGTCTGACCAAGTTGCTCGGACGCGCACCGCGTTCCTATGCCGCTTTTGCCAGGGATGCTGCCGCCCAGTGGGCGAGGAACTGA
- a CDS encoding alpha/beta hydrolase, with protein sequence MIRIHPLSPEDAPAVAAMRQAASAHKGEALGPEARAMFDAMFAATPGAADVWVEAATVGGIAGFWLRVPNARPGARILYLHGGGYVLGSAQALTHFAGQIAVRVGADAFVPDYRLAPEHPFPAAIDDAVAAYRGLVADGAERIIVAGDSAGGGLTLALLSIIAADKAKGAVQPVGAAVMSPWTDLALTGDSFETRAEADPIFTRGVLQAFAHMYLQGQDAGNPKASPLYAELDRLPPIRIDVGDNELLLADSVRYGERARAAGVDITVSVWEGMAHVFQSSLGQFRAAETSVTAIADFLRQRLDAPDAATVPSNPLKGA encoded by the coding sequence ATGATAAGGATCCATCCCCTCTCGCCTGAAGATGCTCCCGCGGTGGCCGCGATGCGACAAGCCGCCTCGGCCCATAAGGGCGAGGCACTTGGGCCGGAGGCGCGGGCTATGTTCGACGCCATGTTTGCCGCAACGCCCGGGGCGGCGGATGTCTGGGTCGAGGCAGCGACGGTCGGCGGTATCGCCGGCTTCTGGCTCCGAGTGCCAAACGCACGACCGGGCGCGCGCATCCTCTATCTTCACGGCGGCGGCTATGTGCTCGGCTCAGCCCAGGCATTGACCCATTTCGCGGGGCAAATCGCCGTACGCGTCGGCGCCGATGCCTTCGTCCCGGACTACCGGCTGGCCCCCGAGCACCCGTTCCCGGCTGCGATCGACGATGCGGTCGCCGCCTATCGCGGCCTCGTCGCAGACGGAGCTGAGCGGATCATAGTCGCTGGTGACTCGGCTGGCGGTGGCCTGACGCTGGCGCTGCTATCGATCATCGCCGCCGACAAGGCTAAGGGCGCGGTGCAGCCAGTCGGCGCGGCAGTGATGTCGCCCTGGACTGACCTGGCGCTGACCGGCGACAGCTTCGAAACACGTGCGGAGGCAGACCCGATCTTCACGCGCGGCGTCCTCCAGGCCTTCGCTCACATGTATCTTCAGGGCCAGGATGCGGGTAACCCCAAGGCATCGCCGCTTTACGCCGAACTCGACAGACTGCCGCCGATCCGCATCGATGTCGGTGACAATGAGCTACTGCTCGCAGATTCCGTCCGCTATGGTGAGCGGGCAAGGGCGGCGGGCGTCGACATTACAGTATCGGTCTGGGAGGGCATGGCGCATGTGTTCCAATCCTCCCTCGGCCAGTTTCGCGCAGCCGAGACGTCCGTGACTGCCATCGCTGATTTCCTTCGCCAGCGGCTCGATGCCCCGGACGCAGCCACCGTTCCTTCCAACCCACTCAAAGGAGCTTGA